A single Inediibacterium massiliense DNA region contains:
- the cas2 gene encoding CRISPR-associated endonuclease Cas2, with product MIYLVSYDIVNDKKRNKLHKLLKNYGQRNQYSVFECDLDDKKYVEMLYRINKIKVEIGDSIMIYPICATCEMKIIRKGSFVPIDVRNMIF from the coding sequence ATGATATATTTAGTAAGTTATGATATAGTAAATGACAAAAAAAGGAATAAATTACATAAACTTCTTAAAAACTATGGTCAGCGTAATCAATATAGTGTATTTGAATGTGATTTAGATGATAAGAAATATGTTGAAATGCTGTATAGGATTAATAAAATTAAAGTAGAAATAGGTGATAGTATTATGATATATCCTATATGTGCTACATGTGAAATGAAAATAATACGAAAAGGGAGCTTTGTTCCTATTGATGTAAGAAATATGATATTCTAG
- the cas1d gene encoding type I-D CRISPR-associated endonuclease Cas1d, whose translation MSTLYVTEQYTTLRKEDEQIKLYKGKEKLIQIPIFKIKQIVLFGEVTVTASTINMLAKNKITLCYLTSRGKFISRIDPEASKNVIVRLKQYETHNDKNEKSLQLAKQFIIGKIKNSRTVLMKANRGNNKSKRLDDAIEELKRLENQSEKQTNIDSLRGIEGRAASVYFSVFSEMIKADFSFDKRTKRPPKDPVNAMLSFGYVLLANEMSSAVSTIGLDPYIGFLHRLRYGRASLALDLMEEFRALFVDRLVLSIINNKIIKKDDFEEVLGQVKMTKKAIKKYLEAYERKKYDQIYHPIFKYKTNYQECFHLQARLLSKALMGEIQYEPFLIR comes from the coding sequence AATAAAATTATATAAAGGTAAAGAAAAGTTAATTCAAATACCTATATTTAAAATAAAGCAAATTGTATTGTTTGGAGAAGTGACAGTAACAGCATCCACAATAAACATGCTAGCAAAAAATAAAATAACCTTATGTTATTTAACTTCTAGAGGTAAGTTTATATCTCGAATAGATCCAGAAGCTTCAAAGAATGTAATAGTAAGATTAAAGCAATATGAAACACATAATGATAAAAATGAAAAGTCATTGCAACTTGCTAAACAATTTATTATAGGAAAAATAAAAAATAGTAGAACTGTGTTAATGAAAGCTAATAGAGGAAATAATAAAAGCAAAAGATTAGATGATGCTATAGAAGAGCTAAAAAGATTAGAAAATCAATCAGAAAAACAAACAAATATAGATTCCTTAAGAGGAATAGAAGGAAGAGCTGCAAGTGTTTATTTTTCAGTTTTTTCTGAGATGATAAAAGCAGACTTTAGTTTTGATAAACGTACTAAAAGACCACCTAAAGATCCTGTAAATGCAATGTTAAGTTTTGGATATGTATTATTGGCGAATGAAATGTCATCGGCAGTTTCAACTATAGGACTTGATCCGTACATAGGTTTTTTACATAGATTGAGATATGGAAGAGCATCATTAGCATTAGACTTGATGGAAGAATTTAGAGCATTATTTGTGGATAGATTGGTTCTAAGCATTATAAATAATAAAATAATTAAGAAAGATGATTTTGAAGAAGTATTGGGGCAAGTAAAAATGACTAAAAAAGCAATAAAAAAATACTTAGAAGCATATGAAAGAAAAAAATATGATCAAATATATCACCCAATTTTTAAATATAAAACAAATTATCAGGAATGTTTTCATTTACAAGCTAGATTACTAAGTAAAGCTTTGATGGGAGAAATACAATATGAACCATTTTTAATTAGATAA